CTCGCTCATTATCGGCGAGCTGGTGCCGAAGCGCATCGGTCTGAACAACCCCGAGGGCAAAGCGATGCTGGTGGCGGCGCCCATGAACGCGCTGTCACGCCTCGCGTTGCCGTTTGTATGGCTGCTCACGCACTCGACGAATGGCGTGTTGAAGCTGTTTGGCCTCGGACAGGAAAAAGACGCGCCGCCCTCCGAAGAGGAGATCACCCACCTGATCGAGCAAGGCACGACGGCGGGCGTTTTTCATCAGGCGGAGCAGGCGATGGTCGAGGGCGTGCTGCGCCTCGATGAAAAACCGGTGACGGAAATCATGACGCGCCGCACGAAGATTGTGTGGCTCGACGTCGATGATGCCGACGAGGTGAACTGGCGCAAAATCGTCGCGAGCGGGCACTCGCTGTTTCCCGTGTATGAAGGCACGCGTGACCACGTGCTCGGCATGGTGGCGGTGAAGGCACTGTGGGCGAACTCAGCAATTGGCTTGAAAAACCGGTTGCGCGACCACCTTACGCAACCGCTCTACGTTCCGCAGACGATCAATGCGGTGCAGTTGCTGGAAAGCTACAAGAAGTCGGGCAAGCACCTCGCACTCGTGACCGACGAGTTCGGGAGTATCCAAGGTGTGGTTACGCTGATCGATGTCATGGAGGCCATCGTGGGCGACCTGCCGGAGCCGGGCGACCGTCGCACGCCGGGTGCGGTGCAACGTGACGATGGTTCCTGGCTCGTGGACGGCGCGATGGATGTCGATGAGTTCAAGCGCCTGTTCTCGTTCGGCGCGCTGCCGGGCGAGGAGGACGATGATTATGAGACCGTGGGCGGCTTTGTGTTGGATCGCCTCGGCCATATTCCGGTCGAGAGCGAGTCTATCTCCTGGGGCGGCTGGAAGTTCGAAGTGGTCGACATGGACCGCCACCGCGTGGACAAGCTGCTGCTGGCGAAACTGCCGCCTGCGACATAAAAAAGGCCGGTCGCTGGATGGCGACCGGCCTGCTGCGGGCGGACGGGTTATTGTCCGTGGCAGTTCTTGAACTTCTTGCCGCTGCCGCACGGGCAGGGGTCATTGCGGCCGACCTTTGGTGCTTCGCGGCGGATGGTGACCTTCGGGAGTTCGATCTCCTTCTGGACTTCGGCCTCGGGGGCGGGGCCGCCGCTGGTCGTGATGGTGGTCGTGATCTGGGGAGCCGCGGGCGCATCGGCGGGGCCGACGGCCTTGGCACCGCGGCTCAGGAGCGCCAGCATGTTTTCGAACACATCGAGATTGGATGCATTGCGGAACAGACCGGTGCAGATCTGAAGGCGGACGTTGGCCATCATCTCCTGGAAATACTTGAACGCCTCGCCCTTGTAGGCGACGAGCGGATCGGTCTGGCCGTAGCTGCGCAGACCGATGGCGCGGCGCAGTTCTTCCATCTCGGTGAGATGTTCCTGCCAGTGGTGGTCGATGGCGTTGATGATGACATAACGCTCAAGCGAGCCGAGGGCCTCGGGAATCTCGACGGACTCCTTTACCTCATAGGCCTGGCGCACGCGTTCGACGACGAGGGCGGTGAGCGCCTCGATGCTGTCGCCGCTGAGTTCCTCGGACTTGAGACCGATGGGGAAGGTGGCGTTGACCCAGCCGACAAAGCTGTCGATCGCGGACTGGCTGGCGGTGGCGCGGCCGGTGATGCCGGCGCTCTCAAGGCGGCTGTCCACTTCCTCGGCGATCTGCTCGAGGATGATGCTCTTGGGGCGGTCGGCGTGAATGGCGGCGTTGCGGATGCCGTAGATGACCTCGCGCTGCTGGTTGAGCACGTCGTCGTATTGGAGGAGGCGCTTGCGCTGGCCGAAGTTCTGCTGCTCGACCTTTTTCTGGGCGCTCTCGATGGAGCGGTTGAGCCACGGATGCTCGAGCTCTTCGCCGTCTTTCATAGAGCCTTCCATGAGGCGCGAGGCCAGGTTGCCCTGGAGGAAGAGGCGCATGAGCGTGTCTTCGAGGGAGAGGAAGAACTTGGTGAGACCGGGGTCGCCCTGACGCGAGCAACGGCCGCGAAGCTGGCGGTCAACGCGACGGGATTCGTGGCGCTCGGTGCCGATGACGTAGAGGCCGCCGAGTTCACGGACGCCCTCGCCGAGTTTAATGTCGGTGCCGCGGCCGGCCATGTTGGTCGCGATGGTGACGCTGCCGCGCTGGCCGGCGCGGGTGACGATCTCGGCTTCCTGCTCGTGATACTTGGCGTTGAGCACGGTGTGGATGACACCGGCGCGCTTCAGCATGCGGGAGAGGACTTCGGAGGACTCGACAGACACGGTGCCGACGAGCACGGGCTGGCCGCGCTTGTTGGCGGCTTCGATCTCGGCGACGACGGCGTTGAACTTGTCGCGACGGGTTTTGAAAATGGAGTCGTTACGATCGATGCGGATGCAGTCCTTGTTGGTCGGGATGACCTGAACGGAAAGCCCGTAAATGTCGTTGAATTCGATGGCCTCGGTCTCGGCAGTGCCGGTCATGCCCGCGAGTTTTTCGTAGAGACGGAAATAGTTCTGAATCGTGACCGTGGCGTAAGTGCGGGTCTCGCGCTCGATGTTGACGTTTTCCTTGGCCTCGACGGCCTGGTGGAGACCGTCGGACCAACGGCGGCCCGGCATGACGCGGCCGGTGTTCTCATCGACGATCATGACCTTGCCCTCGGCGACGACGTATTCGACGTCTTTTTCGTAGAGCGAATAGGCGCGGAGGAGCTGGGAGATCGCATGGATTTCCTCAGAAACCTCGGAGTAATTGTTCTGCGACTTGGCCTTGATTTCTTCGCGCTGTTCGGGAGTGAGATCGGCGCGGCGTTCGAGCTCGCTGAACTCGGTGGCGAGGTCGGGGAGGACGAAGGCGTCGGGGTTATCAGGACGCAGGCGGGTGCGGCCGATTTCGCTGAGGTCGGCCTGGTGCTGGCGCTCGTCGATGGAGTAGAAGAGCTCCTCCTTGAGACGGTAGAGTTCCGTCTTCTGGAAGTCGCTGTTCATGTCGGTCTCGGTTTTGTCGAGCAGCTTGCGGAGATCGGGCGTCTCCATGAGACGGAGCAGCTGCTTGTTCTTCGGGTGGCCGATCTTGACCTGGAGAAGTTTGAGCGCGGCGGCTTTGCGCTCGTCGGGGGTGGCGTCGGCTTTTTCAAGGACGGCCTTGGCGTCGCCGGCCATGCGATTGCACAGGCGGATCTGCTCATTGACGAGGGCGTCGATGCCGGGCTTGAGCTTGGTGAAAGGCTGTTCGCGCTCGATGGGGGCGGGGCCGGAAATGATCAGCGGCGTGCGGGCTTCATCGACGAGGATGGAGTCGATTTCGTCCACGATGCAAAACCAGTAGTCACGTTGAACCTGGTCGTCCTTGCGCGTGGCCATGCCGTTGTCGCGGAGGTAGTCGAAGCCGAATTCGGAGGCGGTGCCGTAGGTGATGTCGCGGCCATACATCTCGCGACGGAGGTCGGACGGCATGGATTGTTGGATACAACCGGTGGTGAGGCCGAGGAAGCCGAAGAGGTGGCCCATCCACTCGGAGTCACGACGGGCGAGGTAGTCGTTGACCGTGACGAGCTGGGTGTTCCGGCCGGTGAGGGCGTTGAGATAAAGCGGGAGCGTGGAGACGAGGGTTTTACCTTCGCCGGTGGCCATTTCGGCGATCTTGCCGGAGTGGATGGCGTAGCCGCCGATGAGCTGGACGTCGAAGTGAACCATGTTCCATTCGAGCTCGTGGCCGCAGACGAGGGCGCGGGTGCCGACGAGGCGGCGGGCGGCGTTTTTCACGGTGGCGAAAGCCTCGGGCAAGATCTGCTCGAGCGTCTCGCCGGCCTTCAAGCGGGCGCGGAACTCATCGGTCTTGGCGCGGAGCTGGTCGTCACTGAGCTTCTGGTAGGATTGCTCAAACTCGTTTACGCGGGCGACGATGGGCCGGGCCTTCTCAAGGAACTTCTTGTAGTGGCGGCCGGCAAAACGCTTGAAGAGAAAGGAAAGCATGAAGAGGCAAGACCGTAGGCCGGACAGGGGTCTTGGCAAATGACAAAATTGCAGGTTGCGCAGAGTTGGCGTGGAACCAAAAACCGAATTGGATGTAGTCCGGCTCGAATCGGCTTCGGAGTGGTTAACCTGACGCGATGACTTGGGGACGCAGGGAAGCGATTCCGGGCGATAAAATGAGCCTACCGGCCGCGGGTGTTTGATTAAAGATAGGGCTTCGATAGCCCTAGGAATGGAGGTAAGTGTAAAATATTATAAATCATAAGCACTTTGTTTATAGATGCTTATTTTTAACGCATGGAATGTGCGGACGAAAAGTTGGCGAAAATGTAAAACTTTTTACACATTCGCGCCGTCACTTACTCCAATGAGCAACCCCACGTTTTCGGAGTGTTTTTGCGCCAGATACAACATTCCTCCTGAGCAGTTCGCCCGAGAGGTTTTCCGGATGTGCATTTATCGCCGGACGCGTCTTTTCAAGTGGCTCCTGCCGCTGATCAACCAGAACCACTTTGCGGCGGATTTTGATCTGATTTACGGGGTGGAGCGGCTCACCCGGATGCGTGATTTCGTGACGGAGGCCGAGCGTTTCAACGAACACCCGGCCAATCGGGGATTTTTGCGCCGCAAGCTGTGCCTGCGGGTTTCGACGACGCGTTTGAAGGCGCTTATCAAGGAAACATTGCCGCGCAAGGCCGCCGGCGCTTCCGCGGATTTGTCCGTTGAAAAGGGGAGCAGCACGCCGTTTGAGGTGGCTTCGGCCACCTTGGTAACGGGTCACCAGGCGAGCACCCAATATTCGTCCTGAGTGATTTTTTGTGCGACGGTGGCGGGCACCCAGCGTTCACGAAACCGCGGTCCCCAAGAGTCGGATACGGCGATCTCGCCGGTGGCCCGGTTGTAGCCGATGATCAGGCAGGCGTGGGCGGTTTCCGGGGTGGGTTTGAATTCGGCGAGCTCGGCCGGAGTGAGGACTGGTTTGGCCGGCGCAAGTGTTGAATGATCTTTGCGGGCCTCGGTGTTGGCGTCGGCCAGGGCGTTGAACGGCTCGGTCGAATAAAGTCCCCAGATGACGGGACGGCCCTCGTCGATGTAGCGTGCGATGGCGGTGACGGTGAGTTTCAGTGAAATCTGTTCGAGCCGGCGGCCCTGTCGGCGCACAAAACGATCCAGTCCGCGGGTCATCGTGCTGAAGTTGCTGCCGCCGCCGAACTGGGTGCCGCCACTGGCGGCGAGTTCATACATATCAGCGGGGATGCCGGCGTAGCGCAGGTAACGCTCAAACGTGGCGGGCACGCAGTAGCCCTTCGGCCCCTGGTTCACCATCGGGATCTGATCGAGGATGACGTCGCCATTCGGTCGGCGGGTGATGCGCTCTTTAAACATGCGGCGGACCTGATCGTCGGCGAGACGGGCGTTGGCGGCGCGATCCACCGGCCTGATTTTCAATGAAACCATCTGGGCCTCGTCGTAGTTCGCGATGAGGGCATGCGCGCCCGATTCCCAGCGCAGGGAGCGGCGGCCGGGATCGAGTCCGCCGAGGGCGATCTCGCGTTTGGGTTCGCCGAGTTTGGCGGTGAGCGCGGCGGTGATCGTCTCGAAGTCCTTTTTCAGGGCTTGTTCGAAGTCCTGGATTTCCTGCTTCGTCGTCGGCCATTGCGGATCGCGATGGGAGAAGACGGAATAGTCGCCGCGATTGGTAAACTGAATCGTGAGGGCGGTGATGCGGCCGTCGGCGGCCTGCAACGAGATCATGTGCGACTCGGCGCCGAGCATCGAAAGCGGGGTGCGCGGGTAGGCGCGGTAACCCTCGAACCGATCAGTTTTGCCCTCAAGCGGAAGCCGGAGGCGGCGGGCGGCCAGGGCCGGTTCATCGTCCCAGAGTGTGGAGTCAGCCAGCAGTTCGAGGCCGAGGAGCGTATTGAGTTCGCTAAAATTCGCGGCGACGGGAGCCAGCTGTTCGGCGACGAACGTGCGGTCGGCTGAGGAGAGGCTGGCGAGCGGCAGCGTGAAGGTTCGTCCGTCGGAGCCGCGGCGCAACGTGATCTCGGCCGGGGTGGCGCTCACGTAGTCGGCTTCAAGACTGCGGCCCTGGTTGTCAGTCCACGTGCGCGCGTCGAGTGATGCGGCGCACAGAAGGCACAAGATGAAAACGGGGTGAAGGCGGGGCATGGTTCGCTGGCGGCTTTCCCGTTACCTTTTCCGGAGAAAACCGGAAAGGGAACGAGAAAGCGCAAGCGAGTCCGTAATGCTGCCGGATCAGGCGCTGGCCGCGGCGCGGGCGCGTTCGGTGGCGGCCGCGATGAAGTAGCTCTGCGCGGAGAACGACGGCGCCCCGGCGGCGCGGGGGACGGGGAGGTAGCCGCCGTTGGCGTGGAGCTCGCGGGCG
This window of the Rariglobus hedericola genome carries:
- the secA gene encoding preprotein translocase subunit SecA, with the translated sequence MLSFLFKRFAGRHYKKFLEKARPIVARVNEFEQSYQKLSDDQLRAKTDEFRARLKAGETLEQILPEAFATVKNAARRLVGTRALVCGHELEWNMVHFDVQLIGGYAIHSGKIAEMATGEGKTLVSTLPLYLNALTGRNTQLVTVNDYLARRDSEWMGHLFGFLGLTTGCIQQSMPSDLRREMYGRDITYGTASEFGFDYLRDNGMATRKDDQVQRDYWFCIVDEIDSILVDEARTPLIISGPAPIEREQPFTKLKPGIDALVNEQIRLCNRMAGDAKAVLEKADATPDERKAAALKLLQVKIGHPKNKQLLRLMETPDLRKLLDKTETDMNSDFQKTELYRLKEELFYSIDERQHQADLSEIGRTRLRPDNPDAFVLPDLATEFSELERRADLTPEQREEIKAKSQNNYSEVSEEIHAISQLLRAYSLYEKDVEYVVAEGKVMIVDENTGRVMPGRRWSDGLHQAVEAKENVNIERETRTYATVTIQNYFRLYEKLAGMTGTAETEAIEFNDIYGLSVQVIPTNKDCIRIDRNDSIFKTRRDKFNAVVAEIEAANKRGQPVLVGTVSVESSEVLSRMLKRAGVIHTVLNAKYHEQEAEIVTRAGQRGSVTIATNMAGRGTDIKLGEGVRELGGLYVIGTERHESRRVDRQLRGRCSRQGDPGLTKFFLSLEDTLMRLFLQGNLASRLMEGSMKDGEELEHPWLNRSIESAQKKVEQQNFGQRKRLLQYDDVLNQQREVIYGIRNAAIHADRPKSIILEQIAEEVDSRLESAGITGRATASQSAIDSFVGWVNATFPIGLKSEELSGDSIEALTALVVERVRQAYEVKESVEIPEALGSLERYVIINAIDHHWQEHLTEMEELRRAIGLRSYGQTDPLVAYKGEAFKYFQEMMANVRLQICTGLFRNASNLDVFENMLALLSRGAKAVGPADAPAAPQITTTITTSGGPAPEAEVQKEIELPKVTIRREAPKVGRNDPCPCGSGKKFKNCHGQ
- a CDS encoding C39 family peptidase, whose protein sequence is MPRLHPVFILCLLCAASLDARTWTDNQGRSLEADYVSATPAEITLRRGSDGRTFTLPLASLSSADRTFVAEQLAPVAANFSELNTLLGLELLADSTLWDDEPALAARRLRLPLEGKTDRFEGYRAYPRTPLSMLGAESHMISLQAADGRITALTIQFTNRGDYSVFSHRDPQWPTTKQEIQDFEQALKKDFETITAALTAKLGEPKREIALGGLDPGRRSLRWESGAHALIANYDEAQMVSLKIRPVDRAANARLADDQVRRMFKERITRRPNGDVILDQIPMVNQGPKGYCVPATFERYLRYAGIPADMYELAASGGTQFGGGSNFSTMTRGLDRFVRRQGRRLEQISLKLTVTAIARYIDEGRPVIWGLYSTEPFNALADANTEARKDHSTLAPAKPVLTPAELAEFKPTPETAHACLIIGYNRATGEIAVSDSWGPRFRERWVPATVAQKITQDEYWVLAW
- a CDS encoding hemolysin family protein; the protein is MSAVLTEILIIFGLLLLNGVFAMAEIAVVSSRKARLKKMADEGSIRAKAALALAEEPTRFLSTVQIGITLVGILAGAFGGVRLSGKLAVWLAGEIPALSAYAEGIAITVVVGAITYLSLIIGELVPKRIGLNNPEGKAMLVAAPMNALSRLALPFVWLLTHSTNGVLKLFGLGQEKDAPPSEEEITHLIEQGTTAGVFHQAEQAMVEGVLRLDEKPVTEIMTRRTKIVWLDVDDADEVNWRKIVASGHSLFPVYEGTRDHVLGMVAVKALWANSAIGLKNRLRDHLTQPLYVPQTINAVQLLESYKKSGKHLALVTDEFGSIQGVVTLIDVMEAIVGDLPEPGDRRTPGAVQRDDGSWLVDGAMDVDEFKRLFSFGALPGEEDDDYETVGGFVLDRLGHIPVESESISWGGWKFEVVDMDRHRVDKLLLAKLPPAT